Proteins encoded together in one Centropristis striata isolate RG_2023a ecotype Rhode Island chromosome 6, C.striata_1.0, whole genome shotgun sequence window:
- the szl gene encoding sizzled yields MAVFFTLALLAMACPLMAFDFGQSTRCVTIPNQMKVCKDVGYSEMRLPNFLGHSNLEGEVVPRSEDWRPLLQTGCHPQAQAFLCSLIAPVCLDTFIQPCRSLCVAVRDSCAPVLACQGHPWPEALDCDRFPAEEDMCLSHHAKFSHFAKDLPKPACQNCPSVEEAPAMKTVLDSFCQHDFAVSAKLHRRRLPMGEPEFEVEGRVEFIRQGPLLPYDTQHLLQQWLLINLRCANALVRPGRSQLYVLTGSVQSDGTLALTRLFPWHKKDANIAVAIRKWKHHRC; encoded by the exons ATGGCTGTGTTCTTCACTTTGGCTCTCCTGGCTATGGCATGCCCTTTAATGGCATTTGACTTCGGTCAGTCTACTCGTTGCGTCACTATCCCCAACCAGATGAAAGTCTGCAAAGATGTTGGATACTCTGAGATGCGGCTGCCTAACTTCTTGGGTCACAGCAACCTGGAAGGGGAGGTGGTGCCGCGTTCAGAGGACTGGAGGCCTCTGTTGCAGACAGGCTGCCACCCTCAAGCCCAGGCCTTTCTCTGCTCCCTTATTGCCCCTGTCTGTCTTGACAC ttttatACAGCCATGCCGTAGTCTGTGTGTGGCAGTGAGGGACAGCTGTGCCCCAGTGCTCGCCTGCCAGGGTCACCCATGGCCTGAGGCACTTGATTGTGACCGCTTTCCTGCTGAGGAAGACATGTGCCTTTCTCACCACGCAAAATTCAGCCACTTTGCCAAAG ACTTACCCAAACCTGCCTGCCAAAACTGTCCCTCTGTGGAGGAGGCCCCTGCAATGAAAACAGTCCTGGATTCTTTTTGCCAGCATGACTTTG CTGTGTCTGCCAAACTTCATCGTCGCCGCCTTCCCATGGGAGAGCCAGAGTTTGAGGTTGAGGGCCGGGTTGAGTTCATCCGCCAGGGACCCCTCTTACCTTATGACACCCAGCACCTCCTCCAGCAGTGGCTCCTCATCAACCTTCGCTGTGCCAATGCCCTTGTGCGCCCTGGACGGTCACAGCTTTACGTGCTGACTGGTTCTGTGCAGTCTGATGGCACCCTCGCTCTCACCCGTCTCTTCCCATggcacaaaaa
- the mov10l1 gene encoding RNA helicase Mov10l1, which translates to MLTAVRCMLSKLVSPLWRTVELDAEGIFSDTPGMEDIRHLRGSVVTQLCLDYGMIDDAVYFTSGEVLGGMPLKQGDVVNCIAVRDGAQGGWKALRVEKSADAWEDGGTTSLEADTMQLRPLIGTVTSFDGDGGYINRTTYFPRFSLCEGYEPMKGDWVQAKYFINPTKWTTQAHSVTPLRYCRLDQVNVTSMYGKNGVVDDSVFFSLDSLLLPADYQPSPGHLVNLIMVESSQSFYCWRALCMAPCHECCSGNISRLPGAELQNILENKGGLDVTFYGQFGDLMIEENRELVLWIQNKGSETHRLKCCDFAGWDSEEQFTLVTDKGSTQLRQKQQCLQENSEKPSEKQASSAKEDNREYVDVQKGAIHFTGARRDDREVDIPPGERLSIVVACQAKSLGSCAELLLLHFSSFTIGRRLEVTVGSKEENLLQPSQPYSPRGERPVSTMPSHVITVSAPENTPRPMKRRLPNYLPNFPLPQSLRDCVEAQSDVLVVHQCLGEVLSPSNMHSRFSVLLWLEELHAEREIKEFTINGALLRKGAAYLHLEVLGLAEGRPSLNIGDRIVLKKPRSAGVVMEYISYVTEINDETVSLRVNSEFQRSYLGEPLDVEFSYNRLTMRRCHNALEQTKQFGEILFPSRVTVQTPQWTGEWVEDADLNKTMEVNEAPAMENGKVSSISIDMKTKATQTKDGRLPSKPIPSKGHFFNPDLNPPQREAVKRILAGECRPIPYVLFGPPGTGKTITLIEAILQVYHFLPSSRVLVCTPSNSAADLICVRLHHSGFLHAASLARVNASCRQDQSIPEVLRQYSKAGEDIRHASFHRIVVSTCSSAGMFHNIGLQVGHFTHVFLDEAGQATEPESLIPMSYVSERDGQIVLAGDPCQLGPIVKSKLASAYGLGVSLLERLMANPLYSRHDWGYNPKLVTKLIYNYRSHEALLTLPSKLFYKSELCFKAPRAVVDSLCQWKTLPKKGFPLLFHGVRGTEMREGNNPSWFNPVEAVQVMLYCCQLAKKLYNPVDASNIGIIAPYKKQCEKIRVLLGKVGLSDIKVGSVEEFQGQEFLVIIMSTVRSNESVQSDDLQSALGFLANPKRFNVAITRPKALLVIVGNPHILIRDPCFNTLLQYCFINGAYLGCDPPPSLRDTQIVAEEQRAA; encoded by the exons ATGCTTACTGCTGTGCGGTGTATGCTCTCTAAGCTGGTTTCTCCATTGTGGAGGACTGTAGAGTTGGATGCAGAAGGCATTTTCTCCGATACACCAG GCATGGAGGACATTCGCCACCTGCGAGGCAGTGTGGTAACCCAGCTGTGCCTTGACTATGGCATGATAGACGATGCAGTCTACTTCACAAGTGGAGAGGTGTTGGGCGGGATGCCACTGAAACAAGGGGACGTGGTGAACTGCATAGCAGTACGAGATGGTGCCCAAGGGGGATGGAAAGCTTTAAGG GTGGAGAAGAGTGCAGATGCTTGGGAGGATGGGGGAACAACCTCCCTAGAAGCTGACACTATGCAGCTGCGGCCTCTCATTGGCACAGTCACATCATTTGATGGAGATGGCGGCTACATAAACCGTACCACATACTTCCCACGCTTCAGTCTATGTGAAG GTTATGAGCCTATGAAAGGAGACTGGGTCCaagcaaaatattttatcaatcCTACCAAGTGGACCACCCAGGCTCATTCTGTGACCCCTTTACGCTACTGCCGCCTAGACCAG GTGAATGTCACCAGCATGTATGGTAAAAATGGAGTGGTGGACGACAGTGTGTTCTTTAGCCTGgactctctgctgctgcctgccGACTACCAGCCTTCACCCGGGCACCTGGTCAACCTAATAATGGTGGAGAGCAGTCAGTCCTTCTACTGTTGGAGGGCCCTCTGCATGGCACCTTGCCACGAGTG TTGCAGTGGAAATATTTCACGTCTCCCAGGGGCTGAACTTCAGAACATCTTGGAAAACAAAGGGGGGCTAGATGTAACATTCTATGGCCAGTTTGGGGATCTGATGATTGAGGAGAACCGAGAGCTGGTGCTCTGGATACA AAACAAAGGCTCAGAGACCCACAGACTGAAGTGCTGTGACTTTGCTGGCTGGGACTCAGAGGAACAGTTCACCCTCGTTACTGACAAAGGCTCTACACaactgagacaaaaacaacagtgtttGCAAGAAAACTCTGAAAAACCTTCAGAAAAACAGGCCAGCAGCGCAAAAGAGGACAACAGGGAATATGTTGATGTGCAGAAGGGTGCCATCCATTTCACTGGTGCAAGGAGAGATGACAGAGAGGTGGATATTCCACCAGGAGAGAGGTTGTCTATTGTAGTAGCCTGCCAAGCGAa GAGCCTAGGAAGCTGTGCTGAGCTGCTTCTGCTGCACTTCTCCTCTTTCACCATTGGGAGGCGCCTGGAGGTCACAGTAGGTAGTAAAGAGGAGAACCTGCTGCAGCCGTCTCAGCCCTACAGTCCAAGAGGTGAACGTCCCGTCTCAACAATGCCTTCTCACGTGATCACCGTCTCTGCTCCTGAAAACACGCCAAG GCCTATGAAGCGGCGGCTGCCAAACTACCTACCTAACTTCCCATTGCCCCAGTCTCTCAGAGACTGTGTGGAGGCACAGAGTGACGTGCTGGTGGTTCATCAATGTCTAGGAGAG GTGCTGTCACCATCCAACATGCATTCACGCTTTTCAGTCCTTCTTTGGCTGGAAGAGTTGCATGCAGAGAGGGAAATTAAAGAATTCACAATCAACGGGGCTCTTCTTAGGAAAGGAGCAGCCTATCTGCATCTAGAGGTCCTTGGGTTGGCCGAAGGAAGACCCAGTCTTAATATTG GTGATAGAATAGTGCTGAAGAAACCTCGAAGTGCTGGTGTGGTAATGGAGTACATTAGTTATGTCACAGAG ATAAATGATGAGACGGTGAGTTTGAGAGTGAACTCAGAATTTCAGCGCAGCTACCTAGGGGAGCCTCTTGATGTCGAGTTCTCTTATAACAG ATTGACCATGAGGCGGTGTCACAACGCACTTGAGCAGACAAAACAGTTTGGGGAGA TTCTCTTCCCCTCCAGAGTGACTGTTCAGACCCCTCAGTGGACAGGAGAGTGGGTAGAGGACGCAGACCTGAACAAAACAATGGAGGTCAATGAG GCTCCAGCCATGGAAAACGGAAAGGTGTCAAGCATTTCCATCGACATGAAGACAAAGGCCACACAGACTAAAG ATGGTAGACTTCCATCCAAACCAATCCCCAGCAAAGGGCACTTCTTTAACCCAGACCTGAACCCCCCTCAGAGAGAGGCAGTGAAGAGGATCCTGGCAGGAGAGTGTCGACCCATTCCTTATGTCCTGTTTGGACCTCCAGGCACCGGAAAGACCATCACCCTTATAGAGGCCATACTACAG GTTTACCACTTTCTGCCCAGTAGTCGCGTACTCGTATGTACTCCTTCCAACAGTGCTGCTGACCTCATCTGCGTTCGCCTACATCACAGTGGTTTCCTGCATGCTGCAAGTTTGGCCCGTGTCAACGCATCCTGTAGGCAGGACCAG TCCATCCCAGAGGTGCTGAGACAGTACTCCAAGGCAGGAGAGGACATCCGTCATGCCTCTTTTCACAGGATTGTGGTCAGCACCTGCTCCAGCGCTGGCATGTTCCATAATATAGGACTACA AGTGGGACACTTCACCCATGTGTTTCTGGATGAAGCTGGCCAGGCCACAGAACCAGAGTCACTGATCCCCATGAGCTACGTGTCAGAAAGAGATGGACAA ATAGTGTTGGCCGGAGACCCCTGTCAGTTGGGTCCGATAGTGAAGTCCAAGCTGGCCTCTGCCTATGGCCTGGGGGTGTCTTTGTTGGAGAGGCTGATGGCGAACCCACTGTACTCGAGACATGACTGGGGATACAACCCTAAACTG GTGACTAAGCTGATCTACAACTACCGTTCTCATGAGGCTTTGCTCACACTGCCCTCCAAGCTCTTCTACAAGAGTGAACTGTGTTTTAAAGCACCAAGGGCTGTAGTAGACTCTCTCTGCCAGTGGAAAACCCTGCCCAAAAAAGGCTTTCCACTCCTCTTCCATGGAGTAAGG GGCACAGAAATGAGGGAAGGTAACAACCCGTCGTGGTTCAACCCAGTGGAGGCTGTACAGGTCATGCTCTACTGCTGCCAGCTCGCCAAGAAGCTCTACAACCCTGTGGATGCCTCCAACATTGGCATTATTGCCCCCTACAAGAAACAA TGTGAGAAGATTCGAGTGCTGCTGGGTAAGGTAGGCCTTTCTGACATCAAAGTGGGCTCAGTGGAGGAGTTCCAAGGACAGGAGTTCCTGGTCATCATCATGTCTACG GTGCGCTCTAATGAATCGGTACAGAGTGATGATTTGCAGAGTGCGCTCGGCTTTCTGGCCAACCCCAAACGCTTTAACGTGGCCATCACTCGTCCTAAAGCCCTGCTCGTAATTGTTGGAAACCCCCACATTCTCATCAGG GATCCATGCTTCAATACTCTGCTGCAGTACTGTTTCATCAATGGGGCATATCTGGGCTGcgacccccctccctcccttagAGACACTCAGAT AGTTGCAGAAGAGCAAAGGGCTGCATAA